A single Orcinus orca chromosome 2, mOrcOrc1.1, whole genome shotgun sequence DNA region contains:
- the ASB13 gene encoding ankyrin repeat and SOCS box protein 13 isoform X4: METRAADGSFLGDLGFWVERTPVHEAAQRGETRQLQQLIESGACVNQVMVDSITPLHAASLQGQAQCVQLLLAAGAQVDARNIDGSTPLCDACASGSIECVKLLLSHGAKVNPPLYTASPLHEACMSGSSECVRLLIDVGANLEAHDCHFGTPLHVACAREHLDCVKMLLNAGANVNAAKLHETALHHAAKVKNVDLIEMLIQFGGNIYARDNRGRKPSDYTWSSSASAKCLEHYETAK; this comes from the exons ATGGAGACCCGTGCCGCAGACGGCAGCTTCCTGGGCGACTTGG GTTTCTGGGTGGAGCGCACCCCCGTGCACGAGGCAGCCCAGCGGGGGGAGACACGGCAGCTGCAGCAGCTGATCGAGAGCGGGGCCTGCGTCAACCAGGTCATGGTGGACTCCATCACGCCCCTGCACGCGGCCAGCCTGCAGGGCCAGGCGCAGTGCGTGCAGCTGCTGCTGGCCGCCGGGGCCCAG GTGGACGCCCGCAACATCGATGGCAGCACCCCGCTCTGTGACGCCTGTGCCTCGGGCAGCATCGAGTGCGTGAAGCTCCTGCTCTCCCACGGGGCCAAGGTCAACCCGCCCCTGTACACGGCATCCCCGCTGCACGAGGCCTGCATGAGCG GAAGTTCTGAGTGTGTGAGGCTTCTTATTGACGTTGGGGCCAACCTGGAAGCGCACGACTGCCACTTTGGGACCCCTCTGCACGTGGCCTGCGCCCGGGAGCATCTGGACTGCGTCAAAATGCTGCTCAATGCAG GGGCCAACGTGAACGCGGCAAAGCTCCACGAGACGGCACTGCACCATGCAGCCAAGGTGAAGAACGTGGACCTCATCGAGATGCTCATCCAGTTTGGAGGCAACATCTATGCCCGGGACAACCGGGGGCGGAAGCCATCCGACTACACATGGAGCAGCAGTGCCTCCGCCAAGTGCCTGGAGCACTATGAGA CTGCCAAATGA
- the ASB13 gene encoding ankyrin repeat and SOCS box protein 13 isoform X3 — protein METRAADGSFLGDLGFWVERTPVHEAAQRGETRQLQQLIESGACVNQVMVDSITPLHAASLQGQAQCVQLLLAAGAQVDARNIDGSTPLCDACASGSIECVKLLLSHGAKVNPPLYTASPLHEACMSGSSECVRLLIDVGANLEAHDCHFGTPLHVACAREHLDCVKMLLNAGANVNAAKLHETALHHAAKVKNVDLIEMLIQFGGNIYARDNRGRKPSDYTWSSSASAKCLEHYEKTPLSLSQLCRVSLRRAAGVRGLEKIARLNIPPRLIDYLSYN, from the exons ATGGAGACCCGTGCCGCAGACGGCAGCTTCCTGGGCGACTTGG GTTTCTGGGTGGAGCGCACCCCCGTGCACGAGGCAGCCCAGCGGGGGGAGACACGGCAGCTGCAGCAGCTGATCGAGAGCGGGGCCTGCGTCAACCAGGTCATGGTGGACTCCATCACGCCCCTGCACGCGGCCAGCCTGCAGGGCCAGGCGCAGTGCGTGCAGCTGCTGCTGGCCGCCGGGGCCCAG GTGGACGCCCGCAACATCGATGGCAGCACCCCGCTCTGTGACGCCTGTGCCTCGGGCAGCATCGAGTGCGTGAAGCTCCTGCTCTCCCACGGGGCCAAGGTCAACCCGCCCCTGTACACGGCATCCCCGCTGCACGAGGCCTGCATGAGCG GAAGTTCTGAGTGTGTGAGGCTTCTTATTGACGTTGGGGCCAACCTGGAAGCGCACGACTGCCACTTTGGGACCCCTCTGCACGTGGCCTGCGCCCGGGAGCATCTGGACTGCGTCAAAATGCTGCTCAATGCAG GGGCCAACGTGAACGCGGCAAAGCTCCACGAGACGGCACTGCACCATGCAGCCAAGGTGAAGAACGTGGACCTCATCGAGATGCTCATCCAGTTTGGAGGCAACATCTATGCCCGGGACAACCGGGGGCGGAAGCCATCCGACTACACATGGAGCAGCAGTGCCTCCGCCAAGTGCCTGGAGCACTATGAGA AGACACCTCTGAGCCTGTCCCAGCTCTGCAGGGTGAGCCTGAGGAGGGCGGCTGGCGTCAGGGGGCTGGAGAAAATTGCCAGGTTGAACATCCCTCCCCGGCTCATTGACTACCTTTCCTACAACTGA
- the ASB13 gene encoding ankyrin repeat and SOCS box protein 13 isoform X1: protein METRAADGSFLGDLGFWVERTPVHEAAQRGETRQLQQLIESGACVNQVMVDSITPLHAASLQGQAQCVQLLLAAGAQVDARNIDGSTPLCDACASGSIECVKLLLSHGAKVNPPLYTASPLHEACMSGSSECVRLLIDVGANLEAHDCHFGTPLHVACAREHLDCVKMLLNAGANVNAAKLHETALHHAAKVKNVDLIEMLIQFGGNIYARDNRGRKPSDYTWSSSASAKCLEHYEKTPLSLSQLCRLPNESYCHPKFCSFLEALQLQLAGEVAGTWWVLSTVDLCILWILKEHLLCFRHWLSVLNWLRM from the exons ATGGAGACCCGTGCCGCAGACGGCAGCTTCCTGGGCGACTTGG GTTTCTGGGTGGAGCGCACCCCCGTGCACGAGGCAGCCCAGCGGGGGGAGACACGGCAGCTGCAGCAGCTGATCGAGAGCGGGGCCTGCGTCAACCAGGTCATGGTGGACTCCATCACGCCCCTGCACGCGGCCAGCCTGCAGGGCCAGGCGCAGTGCGTGCAGCTGCTGCTGGCCGCCGGGGCCCAG GTGGACGCCCGCAACATCGATGGCAGCACCCCGCTCTGTGACGCCTGTGCCTCGGGCAGCATCGAGTGCGTGAAGCTCCTGCTCTCCCACGGGGCCAAGGTCAACCCGCCCCTGTACACGGCATCCCCGCTGCACGAGGCCTGCATGAGCG GAAGTTCTGAGTGTGTGAGGCTTCTTATTGACGTTGGGGCCAACCTGGAAGCGCACGACTGCCACTTTGGGACCCCTCTGCACGTGGCCTGCGCCCGGGAGCATCTGGACTGCGTCAAAATGCTGCTCAATGCAG GGGCCAACGTGAACGCGGCAAAGCTCCACGAGACGGCACTGCACCATGCAGCCAAGGTGAAGAACGTGGACCTCATCGAGATGCTCATCCAGTTTGGAGGCAACATCTATGCCCGGGACAACCGGGGGCGGAAGCCATCCGACTACACATGGAGCAGCAGTGCCTCCGCCAAGTGCCTGGAGCACTATGAGA AGACACCTCTGAGCCTGTCCCAGCTCTGCAGG CTGCCAAATGAATCCTATTGCCACCCTAAGTTTTGCTCATTCCTTGAAGCTCTGCAATTGCAGTTGGCAGGAGAGGTCGCTGGCACCTGGTGGGTACTGTCAACCGTGGACTTATGCATTTTGTGGATACTTAAGGAACATCTGTTATGCTTCAGGCACTGGCTCAGTGTTTTGAACTGGCTAAGAATGTGA
- the ASB13 gene encoding ankyrin repeat and SOCS box protein 13 isoform X2: protein MVPSFWVERTPVHEAAQRGETRQLQQLIESGACVNQVMVDSITPLHAASLQGQAQCVQLLLAAGAQVDARNIDGSTPLCDACASGSIECVKLLLSHGAKVNPPLYTASPLHEACMSGSSECVRLLIDVGANLEAHDCHFGTPLHVACAREHLDCVKMLLNAGANVNAAKLHETALHHAAKVKNVDLIEMLIQFGGNIYARDNRGRKPSDYTWSSSASAKCLEHYEKTPLSLSQLCRLPNESYCHPKFCSFLEALQLQLAGEVAGTWWVLSTVDLCILWILKEHLLCFRHWLSVLNWLRM, encoded by the exons ATGGTTCCCA GTTTCTGGGTGGAGCGCACCCCCGTGCACGAGGCAGCCCAGCGGGGGGAGACACGGCAGCTGCAGCAGCTGATCGAGAGCGGGGCCTGCGTCAACCAGGTCATGGTGGACTCCATCACGCCCCTGCACGCGGCCAGCCTGCAGGGCCAGGCGCAGTGCGTGCAGCTGCTGCTGGCCGCCGGGGCCCAG GTGGACGCCCGCAACATCGATGGCAGCACCCCGCTCTGTGACGCCTGTGCCTCGGGCAGCATCGAGTGCGTGAAGCTCCTGCTCTCCCACGGGGCCAAGGTCAACCCGCCCCTGTACACGGCATCCCCGCTGCACGAGGCCTGCATGAGCG GAAGTTCTGAGTGTGTGAGGCTTCTTATTGACGTTGGGGCCAACCTGGAAGCGCACGACTGCCACTTTGGGACCCCTCTGCACGTGGCCTGCGCCCGGGAGCATCTGGACTGCGTCAAAATGCTGCTCAATGCAG GGGCCAACGTGAACGCGGCAAAGCTCCACGAGACGGCACTGCACCATGCAGCCAAGGTGAAGAACGTGGACCTCATCGAGATGCTCATCCAGTTTGGAGGCAACATCTATGCCCGGGACAACCGGGGGCGGAAGCCATCCGACTACACATGGAGCAGCAGTGCCTCCGCCAAGTGCCTGGAGCACTATGAGA AGACACCTCTGAGCCTGTCCCAGCTCTGCAGG CTGCCAAATGAATCCTATTGCCACCCTAAGTTTTGCTCATTCCTTGAAGCTCTGCAATTGCAGTTGGCAGGAGAGGTCGCTGGCACCTGGTGGGTACTGTCAACCGTGGACTTATGCATTTTGTGGATACTTAAGGAACATCTGTTATGCTTCAGGCACTGGCTCAGTGTTTTGAACTGGCTAAGAATGTGA